ACTGCGATAGCCTATTGCTTCGGCTATGTGGTGCGCCTGAATACGGTCGGAACATTCGAGATCGGCAATGGTTCGCGCCACCTTTAATATACGGTTGTAGGCTCGGGCAGAGAGTTTCAGCCGCTCCATAGCCGAACGGAGGAGACTGAGCGAACTTTCATCGGGTTCGGCAAACTGGTGTATCATCCGTTCAGACATCTGCGCATTGCAATGCACGTTGGGATAGTCTTTGAAACGCTGCGTCTGAATGGCGCGCGCCTTGATTACTCTTTCACGGATAACGGCACTCGATTCGCCCGGAGACGCCTTTGAAATATCAGAGAACGGCAACGGCGCAATCTCGCACTGGAGATCTATTCGGTCGAGCAAAGGGCCGGAAATCTTGGAGAGATAACGCTGAATCTGTCCCGGCGTACACACGCAATGATGCGTCGGGTCGCCGTAATATCCGCAAGGACACGGATTCATACTGGCAACGAACATAAAGTTGCAAGGATAGGATATGGTATATTTGGCTCGGGAAATCGTGATGATACGGTCTTCCAACGGCTGACGCAATACCTCTAAGGTGTGTTTGGAAAATTCCGTAAGTTCGTCGCAATACAGAACGCCGTGATGCGCAAGGGTTATTTCGCCCGGCATAGGGTTCATTCCTCCACCGACGAGTGCCACTTCGGAGATGGTGTGATGAGGACTTCGGAACGGACGCTGCGTAATAAGCCCGGTATTGTTCTTTATTTTTCCGGCAATGGAATGTATCTGCGTGGTTTCAAGGCTCTCGGCAAGGTTCAACGGTGGGAGAATGGAGGGCAGACGCTTCGCCATCATACTCTTTCCACTTCCCGGCGGTCCTACCATTATAACATTATGTGAGCCTGCCGCTGCCACTTCCAACGCTCGCTTTACGTTCTCCTGACCTCG
The Prevotella sp. HUN102 genome window above contains:
- a CDS encoding YifB family Mg chelatase-like AAA ATPase, which encodes MLVKTYCAAVNGMEVTPVTVEVSITRGVLFHLTGLADAAVKESHDRIAAALLNTGYKFPVADITCNLSPAGLRKEGSSFDLPLAIAILAANEKILADHLSEYMIVGELSLDGTLQPIKGALPIAIKARAKKFKGLIVPKANEHEAAVVDTLNVYGMNNISEVIGFLNDEHRMEPCFVDTRREFYENQYVSDLDFADVRGQENVKRALEVAAAGSHNVIMVGPPGSGKSMMAKRLPSILPPLNLAESLETTQIHSIAGKIKNNTGLITQRPFRSPHHTISEVALVGGGMNPMPGEITLAHHGVLYCDELTEFSKHTLEVLRQPLEDRIITISRAKYTISYPCNFMFVASMNPCPCGYYGDPTHHCVCTPGQIQRYLSKISGPLLDRIDLQCEIAPLPFSDISKASPGESSAVIRERVIKARAIQTQRFKDYPNVHCNAQMSERMIHQFAEPDESSLSLLRSAMERLKLSARAYNRILKVARTIADLECSDRIQAHHIAEAIGYRSLDRGDWAERGI